The following are encoded together in the Proteiniphilum saccharofermentans genome:
- the rpmC gene encoding 50S ribosomal protein L29 — translation MKKLEELKELSDKDLKERLDAEVIALTQLRINHTITPLDNSGSLKEKRRNIARIHTELRARELKNDQ, via the coding sequence ATGAAGAAACTAGAAGAATTAAAAGAATTATCCGATAAAGACCTGAAAGAAAGATTGGATGCTGAAGTGATCGCGCTCACACAGTTGCGTATCAACCACACCATTACTCCTCTCGACAATTCAGGCTCATTAAAGGAGAAGCGCAGAAACATTGCCCGTATCCATACCGAGTTGCGTGCAAGAGAGTTGAAAAATGATCAATAA
- the rplP gene encoding 50S ribosomal protein L16: MLQPKKTKFRRQQKGRMKGNAGRGNQLAFGSFGIKSLQSKWITGRQIEAARIAVTRYMQRQGQVWVRIFPDKPITKKPAEVRMGKGKGNPEGYVAPVTPGRILFEIEGVPFDVAKEALRLAAQKLPVTTKFVVRRDYNYEQKS; encoded by the coding sequence ATGTTACAGCCAAAGAAAACAAAATTCAGAAGACAGCAGAAAGGCCGTATGAAGGGCAATGCCGGACGGGGCAACCAGCTGGCGTTTGGCTCTTTCGGGATAAAATCACTGCAATCTAAATGGATTACCGGACGCCAGATTGAAGCTGCGCGTATCGCCGTAACACGCTATATGCAGCGTCAGGGACAGGTTTGGGTACGTATTTTCCCCGATAAGCCTATCACTAAAAAGCCTGCTGAAGTACGTATGGGTAAAGGTAAAGGTAATCCTGAAGGATACGTGGCACCTGTTACTCCCGGAAGAATCCTCTTTGAGATAGAAGGTGTACCTTTCGATGTGGCAAAGGAGGCTTTGCGTTTAGCGGCTCAGAAATTGCCGGTTACCACTAAATTTGTGGTGAGAAGAGATTATAATTATGAGCAAAAATCGTAA
- the rpsS gene encoding 30S ribosomal protein S19, translating to MSRSLKKGPYINLKLEKKVNAMNESGKKTVIKTWARASMISPDFVGHTIAVHNGNKFIPVYITENMVGHKLGEFAVTRTFRGHAGNRKK from the coding sequence ATGAGCAGATCATTAAAGAAGGGTCCGTATATCAATCTGAAATTAGAGAAAAAAGTGAACGCCATGAATGAGAGCGGCAAGAAAACCGTGATCAAGACCTGGGCGCGCGCTTCGATGATATCACCTGATTTTGTGGGACACACCATTGCCGTACACAACGGGAATAAATTCATTCCTGTATATATCACGGAAAACATGGTGGGACATAAGCTTGGCGAATTTGCCGTGACCCGCACATTCCGCGGCCATGCAGGCAACCGCAAGAAATAA
- the rplV gene encoding 50S ribosomal protein L22 has translation MSARKRISAEQRKQERKEVSFAVLKNVPSSPRKMRYVADMVRGMEVFKALGVLKFSNKEASGKVEKLLLSAIANWEQKNERKAETGELYIKTISVDEGATLKRLRPAPQGRGYRIRKRSNHVTIVVDTFKKEEQEQN, from the coding sequence ATGAGTGCTAGAAAAAGAATATCAGCCGAACAAAGAAAACAAGAGCGTAAAGAGGTTTCTTTCGCGGTGTTGAAAAACGTTCCCAGTTCGCCCCGTAAAATGCGTTATGTAGCAGATATGGTGCGCGGCATGGAAGTGTTTAAAGCATTGGGCGTTTTGAAATTCTCCAACAAGGAAGCGTCGGGCAAGGTTGAGAAACTGTTGCTCTCGGCCATCGCTAACTGGGAACAGAAGAACGAACGTAAAGCCGAAACCGGCGAATTGTATATTAAGACCATATCCGTGGATGAAGGTGCTACGTTGAAACGTCTCCGTCCTGCACCGCAGGGACGCGGATACAGGATCCGCAAACGCTCCAATCACGTGACGATCGTGGTAGATACATTCAAAAAAGAAGAACAAGAACAAAACTAA
- the rpsQ gene encoding 30S ribosomal protein S17, with the protein METRNLRKERIGVVFSNKMDKTVTVAVKWKEKHPIYGKFVNKTKKFHAHDEKNDCNIGDTVRIMETRPLSKTKRWRVVEVMERAK; encoded by the coding sequence ATGGAAACGAGAAATTTAAGGAAAGAAAGAATCGGGGTCGTTTTCAGTAATAAGATGGATAAAACCGTCACTGTTGCTGTAAAATGGAAAGAGAAACACCCTATATATGGGAAGTTCGTTAATAAAACGAAGAAATTTCACGCCCATGATGAGAAGAACGACTGTAACATCGGTGATACGGTGCGTATAATGGAAACCCGTCCTTTGAGCAAAACGAAGAGATGGAGAGTGGTTGAAGTAATGGAAAGGGCCAAGTAA
- the rplN gene encoding 50S ribosomal protein L14 → MIQQESRLTVTDNSGAKEALCIRVLGGTGRRYASVGDVIVVAIKSTIPSSDIKKGAVSKAIIVRTKKEIRRADGSYIRFDDNACVLLNNAGELRASRIFGPVARELRATNMKIVSLAPEVL, encoded by the coding sequence ATGATACAACAAGAATCAAGATTAACAGTAACCGACAACAGTGGAGCCAAAGAAGCGCTCTGTATCCGTGTTCTGGGTGGTACCGGAAGACGTTATGCATCGGTAGGGGATGTGATTGTTGTAGCTATCAAGAGCACAATCCCTTCGAGTGATATTAAGAAAGGCGCTGTATCAAAAGCGATCATCGTCCGTACGAAAAAGGAGATCCGTCGTGCCGACGGTTCATATATCCGTTTCGACGACAATGCCTGCGTTCTTTTGAACAATGCAGGAGAGTTGAGGGCCAGCCGTATTTTCGGTCCGGTTGCCCGTGAGTTGCGTGCGACGAACATGAAGATCGTTTCCTTGGCTC
- the rpsC gene encoding 30S ribosomal protein S3, whose amino-acid sequence MGQKVNPIANRLGIIKGWDSNWYGGNNYGDILLEDSKIRKYLNARLAKASVSRIVIERTLKLVTITICTARPGIIIGKGGQEVDKLKEELMKITDKDIQINIFEIKKPELDAVIVANNVARQIEGKIAYRRAVKMAIASTMRMGAEGIKIQVSGRLNGAEMARSEMYKEGRTPLHTFRADIDYAQAEALTKVGLIGVKVWICRGEVYGKKDLAPSFATSKENRANSGGNRGGNRPEGGGRGGRRRRNKNNA is encoded by the coding sequence ATGGGACAAAAAGTAAATCCGATAGCAAATCGTTTAGGGATCATCAAGGGATGGGACTCTAACTGGTACGGCGGAAATAATTATGGCGACATTTTGCTGGAAGACAGCAAGATCCGCAAATATTTGAATGCCCGTCTTGCCAAAGCAAGTGTATCCCGCATCGTGATTGAGAGGACATTGAAACTCGTGACGATCACAATTTGTACGGCCCGCCCCGGTATCATTATCGGTAAAGGTGGCCAGGAGGTCGACAAATTGAAGGAAGAATTGATGAAGATCACCGATAAAGATATCCAGATCAATATATTTGAGATCAAGAAACCCGAACTCGACGCCGTAATCGTTGCCAATAACGTAGCGCGCCAGATCGAAGGTAAGATCGCGTATCGCCGTGCCGTGAAGATGGCCATCGCTTCCACCATGCGGATGGGGGCAGAAGGGATCAAAATCCAGGTGTCGGGTCGTTTGAACGGTGCTGAAATGGCTCGTTCGGAAATGTACAAGGAAGGAAGAACTCCTCTCCATACTTTCCGTGCCGACATTGATTACGCACAGGCGGAAGCACTTACCAAAGTGGGTCTGATCGGTGTTAAAGTATGGATTTGCCGTGGTGAGGTGTATGGTAAGAAAGACCTGGCACCTTCTTTTGCCACTTCCAAGGAAAACCGGGCCAATAGCGGTGGCAACCGTGGCGGCAACCGTCCCGAAGGAGGCGGCAGAGGCGGTAGACGCAGAAGAAATAAAAACAATGCTTAA